One stretch of Candidatus Saccharibacteria bacterium oral taxon 488 DNA includes these proteins:
- a CDS encoding TIGR03943 family protein, translating to MRAKLGPLLRASGGLLACGYIILIAVRGQLGFYIHPRYHLLAVVATVAGSMLLLLDIVLELRHNLAGKRCTSAGVTTTERPKKPRRTIPILSIVTAGILILAIILPPRPLSSSSAANRATSGPTSTTGRCDKPEPLDGKPVSMNRWRSAFDDCPNDSFFDGVTIDVTGFVARDPSGFYDNHYFELSRFVISCCAVDSTPISILVKTPDAERYRDNQWLQVRGQIKRELSGGKAVYVLTNSTITPTTEPANPYEFLGV from the coding sequence ATGCGCGCTAAACTCGGCCCGCTACTACGCGCTAGCGGCGGGTTACTGGCCTGTGGCTACATCATCCTCATCGCCGTCCGCGGCCAGCTCGGCTTTTACATTCATCCGCGCTACCATCTGCTCGCCGTCGTGGCGACGGTGGCTGGCAGCATGTTGCTGCTCCTCGATATCGTTCTAGAGCTACGCCATAACCTAGCAGGGAAGCGGTGCACCTCCGCTGGCGTAACGACCACGGAGCGTCCAAAAAAACCGCGGCGCACCATCCCCATACTCTCAATCGTCACCGCTGGTATCCTCATCCTGGCCATCATCCTGCCACCGCGTCCACTGTCCTCGTCCAGCGCTGCCAACCGCGCCACGTCTGGGCCGACCAGCACGACTGGCCGCTGTGACAAGCCGGAGCCACTTGACGGCAAGCCCGTTTCCATGAACCGCTGGCGTAGCGCCTTTGATGACTGCCCGAATGACAGCTTTTTTGACGGCGTAACCATTGACGTCACCGGTTTCGTGGCGCGCGACCCGAGCGGCTTTTACGACAACCACTACTTCGAGCTCTCACGCTTCGTCATCAGCTGCTGCGCCGTCGACAGCACCCCGATCAGCATCCTTGTCAAGACCCCAGACGCCGAGCGCTACCGCGATAATCAATGGCTACAAGTGCGCGGTCAGATCAAACGTGAACTATCCGGCGGCAAAGCCGTCTACGTCCTCACTAACTCCACCATCACCCCAACCACCGAACCAGCCAATCCATACGAATTCCTCGGCGTCTAG
- a CDS encoding permease, whose amino-acid sequence MSSLQTIYQRAGAWFKNHSDAIRWSIVGLFGIVVMQYGLQIDLWLIAHPPQTWAETLAPLAQDFLTLTCSVIVEATPFLIIGIIVSALIRRFLPPDRLLKILPKHVLIRRFLLSLVGIALPVCECGNVPVARSLLAHGLKPADVISFLLAAPILNPITIIATITAFSFEPRMVWWRIGFGFLIVQLTALIVSFIHPKHVLQPSFAASCTDRHPTTFRHILADSRNEFWQLTTMLVLGAMIAAATQVFVPRSIINAVGGDIILSVIAMIGLGFVVSICSSVDAFFALAYARIFTNGSVLAFLLTGPMIDIKLILLMRSTFRPRFILLVMLIIFSLSLAAGIGVNLYAR is encoded by the coding sequence ATGTCGTCACTACAGACAATATATCAGCGCGCTGGCGCCTGGTTCAAAAACCATAGCGACGCGATCCGATGGAGTATCGTCGGCTTGTTTGGCATCGTTGTGATGCAGTATGGTTTACAAATTGACCTCTGGCTGATCGCTCATCCGCCGCAGACATGGGCCGAGACGCTGGCGCCATTGGCACAGGATTTCCTGACGCTAACCTGCAGCGTCATTGTTGAAGCCACGCCATTTCTCATCATCGGTATCATCGTTTCTGCTCTCATTCGCCGTTTCCTACCACCAGACCGATTGCTGAAAATCCTACCCAAACACGTGCTCATCCGCCGCTTCCTCCTCTCGCTCGTCGGCATCGCGCTGCCAGTCTGCGAGTGCGGCAATGTGCCAGTCGCCCGCAGCCTCCTGGCGCACGGCCTCAAGCCCGCCGACGTCATCAGCTTTCTCTTAGCCGCGCCGATCCTCAATCCGATCACCATCATCGCCACCATAACCGCCTTTAGTTTCGAGCCGCGCATGGTCTGGTGGCGCATCGGCTTTGGCTTTTTGATCGTCCAGCTGACCGCTCTGATCGTCAGCTTCATTCACCCAAAGCACGTCCTCCAGCCGTCATTTGCTGCTTCTTGCACCGACCGTCATCCAACGACTTTTCGCCACATTCTCGCTGATTCTCGCAACGAATTTTGGCAGCTGACCACCATGCTGGTCCTCGGCGCCATGATCGCTGCCGCCACCCAGGTGTTCGTTCCGCGCTCCATCATTAACGCCGTCGGCGGTGACATCATTCTATCGGTCATCGCCATGATTGGTCTCGGCTTCGTCGTCTCTATCTGCTCCAGCGTCGATGCGTTTTTCGCGCTGGCTTACGCCCGTATCTTCACCAATGGCTCCGTCCTCGCTTTTCTGCTGACTGGCCCGATGATCGACATCAAGCTGATTCTCCTCATGAGAAGCACCTTCCGTCCGCGATTTATCCTGCTGGTCATGCTCATTATTTTCAGCCTGTCGCTGGCGGCAGGGATCGGAGTCAATCTCTATGCGCGCTAA
- a CDS encoding DUF475 domain-containing protein has protein sequence MKHWLHSHHPFRIFWFSALLTLALGGLIFGHFGASGLWLFAILVVLEVTFSFDNAVINSKVLAGMSQVWQKVFLTVGIFVAVFVVRFVLPIVIVMVASGRGFMEVVDLSLNKPVEYGHILHEASPMIDAFGGAFLIMIGLSYFIDYNKRVHWMRHVEPWLSKAGRFENFKVCLMLGVAAVLYFTVEPQHRSLILISSVLGILLHIGLELFGSFFHEDDAKSAKVKVGWAAFASLLYLEVLDASFSFDGVIGAFAITSSVLLIVAGLGAGAIWVRSLTVYLLRTGVLGKYKYLENGAHWAIMALGMMMIAKLFHLELPEWATGGLGLLFVSLAVGSSMLEARAINLQEAAAAKLHSAERRLKHSAARIVPRRRR, from the coding sequence ATGAAACATTGGCTACATTCGCATCACCCATTTCGGATTTTTTGGTTTTCGGCGCTATTGACGCTGGCGTTGGGCGGGTTGATTTTCGGTCATTTCGGCGCGAGCGGCTTGTGGCTGTTCGCTATTTTGGTGGTGCTGGAAGTGACATTTAGCTTTGATAACGCGGTGATTAACAGTAAGGTGCTAGCCGGCATGAGCCAGGTTTGGCAGAAAGTGTTTTTGACAGTTGGGATTTTCGTGGCGGTGTTCGTGGTGCGGTTCGTGCTGCCGATTGTTATCGTGATGGTGGCCAGCGGCCGCGGCTTCATGGAGGTGGTCGATTTGTCACTGAACAAGCCGGTCGAGTACGGGCATATTTTGCATGAGGCGTCGCCGATGATCGACGCGTTTGGCGGAGCGTTTTTGATTATGATCGGCCTCAGTTATTTCATTGATTACAACAAGCGCGTGCACTGGATGCGGCATGTCGAGCCGTGGTTGTCCAAGGCTGGCCGGTTCGAGAATTTCAAGGTTTGTTTGATGCTCGGTGTGGCGGCGGTGTTATATTTCACGGTCGAGCCGCAACATCGGTCGCTGATTCTGATTTCTTCGGTGCTGGGGATTTTGCTGCATATCGGGCTGGAGTTGTTCGGCTCGTTCTTTCATGAGGATGACGCTAAATCAGCCAAGGTTAAGGTTGGCTGGGCGGCCTTCGCTAGCCTACTCTACCTGGAAGTGCTGGACGCTAGTTTTAGCTTCGACGGCGTTATCGGCGCGTTTGCTATTACTAGCAGTGTGCTGCTGATCGTGGCGGGCCTGGGTGCTGGAGCGATTTGGGTGCGGTCGCTGACGGTGTATTTGCTGCGGACGGGCGTGCTTGGCAAGTATAAATATCTGGAAAACGGTGCGCACTGGGCGATCATGGCGCTGGGTATGATGATGATTGCCAAGCTGTTTCATCTGGAGTTGCCGGAATGGGCGACGGGTGGCTTGGGACTGCTGTTTGTGAGCTTGGCGGTAGGTAGCAGTATGCTGGAGGCGCGAGCGATTAATTTGCAGG